The Alteribacter populi genomic sequence GTCATGGCTGGTCTCGTCTTCGGTGGTTGATTGATATTCATCAGCTTGTTGTGCAAGGGCTTGAGTGGACAAAGATTCATAATTTATTAAAAAGATATCATATTGTTCAAATCGGCGGTCAAGCTATCATTTTGTCTACAGAGCTATTGAACGCACGTGTGCCAAAAGAAGTGAACAAACGATTCCGCACGGACCGTACAAAGAAGTTAGCTCAAGCCGCCATATATTATTTAGAAAGTATGATTCATTTGCACAGTGAACCGTTACCAGAAGAAGTATCAGAGTATCATAAGCGTCATTTGTTCTCTTTAATGTCTTTTAAACAAAAAGCTCTTTTTATTTTAAGTTTCATGTATCCATATCCAGAAGATGCAAAAACTCTTCCATTACCAAAATCACTACATTTTTTATACTTTCCATTACGTCCGTTTTTGTGGGCTTGGAGGAAGTTGAAGAGGACGAGAAAACATGCTTTACCCTAGGGGGGATTTAGTCATGAGTCATATCATTTACTTTTTAAAACAGATTCACTCTTATGCTGGTAAGATCCTCTACTTTAACCTGCTAGCGATGGCAGGGATTAGTTTACTTGAGGGGGTGGGAATCCTTTTATTAATTCCGATGATTAGTATGACTGGAATCGTGAATCTGGATGCAGGGGGAACACCGGTTTCTGGTTTGTTTGATTTTCTGCAAAGCATTCCTGCTTCTGTAGGATTACCCGTAATTCTAGGTATTTATGTTTTAATCGTTGTGGGTCAAAATCTTCTCCAACGGCAAATTACAATTCGTAATGCTAAGATTCAACATGGGTTCTTCCGTCACATGAGGGTCGAAACTTATGAATCGTTGCTCCATTCAGATTGGAATTTTTTCATTAAAAATAGAAAGTCTGATCTCATTAACATACTAACCTCTGAAATTGCTAAAGCAAGTGCTGGCACTCATTCCTTTCTACAATTTATCACTTCGTTAATTTTTACGATTATTCAAATAGGTCTCGCGTTTTGGCTTTCTCCAAGTATTACAGTTTTCGTTTTACTTTCAGGATTAATTCTTATCTTTTTTTCACGTAATTTCCTTAAACGGTCTCTTGCACTGGGAAACCGTAATTTCACGTTAGGGAAAACCTATCTTGCCGGTATCACAGATCAAATAAATGGGATTAAAGATATCAAAAGTAATACATTGGAAAGGTCAAGAATGGACTGGTACCGTAAAGTAACGACGAGTATAGAAAATGAGCAGGTTGAATTTACTAAATTAAAAACCATCTCACAAATGTATTATAAAATTGCTTCTGCTGTATTAATTGCGGTTTTCATATTTATTGCTGTCAACTTATTTAATGCCCAGGCAGGTCAACTCATGTTAATCATCGTAATCTTTTCAAGGCTATGGCCAAAAGTAACCGGTATACAAGGGTCTATGGAGCAAATAGCGACAACGATTCCGGCGTTTAAAGCTGTAAAGGCCCTGCAATATGAATGTGCAAATGCAAAGGAATTTGGAGGTAGTGAAGATCTTTCGAATGTAGAGCCTGTTCAGATTCATCAGGGGATTGAA encodes the following:
- a CDS encoding ABC transporter ATP-binding protein, translated to MSHIIYFLKQIHSYAGKILYFNLLAMAGISLLEGVGILLLIPMISMTGIVNLDAGGTPVSGLFDFLQSIPASVGLPVILGIYVLIVVGQNLLQRQITIRNAKIQHGFFRHMRVETYESLLHSDWNFFIKNRKSDLINILTSEIAKASAGTHSFLQFITSLIFTIIQIGLAFWLSPSITVFVLLSGLILIFFSRNFLKRSLALGNRNFTLGKTYLAGITDQINGIKDIKSNTLERSRMDWYRKVTTSIENEQVEFTKLKTISQMYYKIASAVLIAVFIFIAVNLFNAQAGQLMLIIVIFSRLWPKVTGIQGSMEQIATTIPAFKAVKALQYECANAKEFGGSEDLSNVEPVQIHQGIECEKVSFRYNKNEPTYALKNIDAFIPTNQMTAIVGRSGAGKSTMIDLFMGLNQPEEGRILIDGAPLTTENLLPLRRAISYVPQDPFLFNETIRENMQLIEPNATEEQIWDALKFSSAAEFVSKLSDGLDTLIGDRGIRLSGGERQRLVLARAILRNPSILVLDEATSALDSENEKKIQEAIDRLKGRMTIIVIAHRLSTIKNADQVIVLDEGQIIQNGEFGQLANEKTSVFSNLLRNQMKATL